The following are encoded in a window of Kitasatospora sp. NBC_01250 genomic DNA:
- a CDS encoding PP2C family protein-serine/threonine phosphatase, which yields MLLPLTLIVVITTVDILSPPQIHLGPLLVVAPAITASFAGTRLTALVSLLALAALTVIGVMRDGLGTSNHETQLAALVVVSATVVAFTALRDRHARELVQVRSVATAAQQVLLRPLPPRIGSLRIASVYLPAEAEAQVGGDLYAAARTASGTRLLVGDVRGKGLTSLGEASLLLGAFRAAAHLQASLPELAAYLDGSVSWDLAAALEPSPLDDPQDAPPQEADLLLGVDQQPTESFITAVLLDIPDKGDRIQVINCGHPPPLLLHRGEVLSLDAGCPAPPLGLGNLLESAYCAEEFPFTAEDRLLIYTDGVIEARDATRAFYPLTERLRAWTADRPMPLLEHLRHDLLAHAGGRLGDDAAMVAVERVPEDGSAGTR from the coding sequence CCGCAGATCCACCTCGGTCCGCTGCTCGTGGTCGCCCCCGCGATCACCGCCTCCTTCGCGGGCACCCGCCTGACCGCGCTGGTCAGCCTGCTGGCCCTGGCCGCGCTGACGGTGATCGGGGTGATGCGCGACGGCCTGGGCACCTCCAACCACGAGACCCAGCTCGCCGCCCTGGTGGTGGTCTCGGCCACGGTGGTGGCGTTCACGGCGCTGCGCGACCGGCACGCCCGCGAGCTGGTCCAGGTCCGCTCGGTGGCCACGGCCGCCCAGCAGGTGCTGCTGCGTCCGCTGCCGCCCCGGATCGGCTCGCTGCGGATCGCCTCGGTCTACCTGCCCGCCGAGGCCGAGGCCCAGGTGGGCGGCGACCTCTACGCGGCGGCCCGCACCGCCTCGGGCACCCGGCTGCTGGTCGGCGACGTCCGGGGCAAGGGCCTGACCTCGCTGGGCGAGGCCTCGCTGCTGCTCGGCGCGTTCCGGGCCGCCGCGCACCTGCAGGCCTCGCTGCCGGAGCTGGCGGCCTATCTGGACGGCAGCGTCAGCTGGGACCTGGCGGCGGCCCTGGAGCCCAGCCCGCTGGACGACCCGCAGGATGCTCCGCCGCAGGAGGCCGACCTGCTGCTGGGGGTGGACCAGCAGCCGACGGAGTCGTTCATCACCGCGGTGCTGCTGGACATCCCCGACAAGGGCGACCGGATCCAGGTCATCAACTGCGGTCACCCGCCGCCGCTGCTGCTGCACCGGGGCGAGGTGCTGTCGCTGGACGCCGGGTGCCCGGCGCCGCCGCTCGGGCTGGGCAACCTGCTGGAGAGCGCCTACTGCGCGGAGGAGTTCCCGTTCACGGCCGAGGACCGGCTGCTGATCTACACCGACGGCGTGATCGAGGCCCGCGACGCCACCCGCGCGTTCTACCCGCTCACCGAGCGCCTGCGCGCCTGGACGGCCGACCGCCCCATGCCCCTGCTCGAACACCTGCGGCACGACCTGCTGGCCCACGCCGGCGGGCGGCTGGGGGACGACGCGGCGATGGTGGCGGTGGAGCGGGTGCCCGAGGACGGCTCCGCCGGGACGCGGTAG
- a CDS encoding M48 family metalloprotease, protein MSGVAAQAGHEGGNPPGVGPDFTPEQLARGRALRRAQVPWVLGGRLVSLAVTLVLGLTPAGAHLVNGAGGLFGGSWTAQLLAGTTALVLIGQLVELPFAAGVRVVRRGYGLVTQGWAGWAVDQLRALALGLLIALPTVLGVYALTGWSTRWWWAPAALAAALLTVALSFLFPLLVEPLFNRFTPLPPGELRSTLLALAERDGVRVRDVLVADASRRTTALNAYVSGFGATRRIVAYDTLLRTAEPREVELVVAHELGHVVHRDVPRGTALGALGAAVAVAVLGLLASLHPLLSAAGAPDVADPRSLPLLAALAALLGALSGPVQAAVSRRIEARADQHALRLTGDPEQFIAMQRRLALTNVADVDPPRLLELLFATHPSTARRIAAARAWATAQAAKAAQTAHGEGQG, encoded by the coding sequence GTGAGCGGGGTGGCGGCGCAGGCCGGGCACGAGGGTGGCAACCCACCGGGGGTCGGGCCCGACTTCACACCCGAGCAGCTGGCCCGCGGGCGCGCGCTGCGGCGGGCGCAGGTGCCCTGGGTGCTCGGCGGGCGGCTGGTGAGCCTGGCAGTGACCCTCGTGCTCGGGCTGACGCCCGCCGGAGCGCACCTGGTGAACGGGGCCGGCGGGCTGTTCGGCGGCTCGTGGACGGCCCAGCTGCTCGCCGGGACGACGGCGCTGGTGCTGATCGGGCAGCTGGTCGAGCTGCCGTTCGCCGCCGGGGTGCGGGTGGTGCGGCGCGGCTACGGGCTGGTCACCCAGGGCTGGGCCGGCTGGGCGGTGGACCAGCTGCGCGCCCTGGCACTGGGCCTGCTCATCGCGCTGCCCACCGTGCTCGGCGTCTACGCGCTCACCGGGTGGTCGACCCGCTGGTGGTGGGCCCCTGCGGCGTTGGCCGCCGCGCTGCTCACGGTCGCGCTCTCGTTCCTCTTCCCGCTGCTGGTGGAGCCCCTCTTCAACCGCTTCACCCCGCTGCCGCCCGGCGAGCTGCGGAGCACGCTGCTGGCCCTCGCCGAGCGGGACGGGGTACGGGTGCGGGACGTCCTGGTCGCCGACGCCTCGCGGCGCACCACCGCCCTCAACGCCTATGTCTCCGGGTTCGGTGCGACCCGCCGGATCGTCGCCTACGACACCCTGCTGCGCACCGCCGAACCGCGTGAGGTGGAGCTGGTGGTCGCGCACGAGCTGGGCCATGTGGTGCACCGCGACGTGCCGCGCGGCACCGCGCTGGGCGCCCTCGGCGCGGCGGTGGCGGTGGCCGTGCTCGGCCTGCTGGCCTCGCTGCACCCGCTGCTGTCCGCCGCCGGCGCCCCCGACGTGGCCGACCCGCGCTCGCTGCCGCTGCTCGCGGCCCTCGCCGCGCTGCTCGGCGCGCTGAGCGGGCCGGTGCAGGCGGCGGTGAGCCGCCGGATCGAGGCCAGGGCGGATCAGCACGCGCTGCGACTGACCGGCGATCCGGAGCAGTTCATCGCGATGCAGCGCCGCCTCGCGCTGACCAACGTCGCGGATGTGGACCCGCCGCGGCTGCTGGAGCTGCTCTTCGCCACGCACCCGAGCACGGCCCGCCGGATCGCGGCGGCACGGGCCTGGGCGACAGCCCAAGCGGCCAAGGCCGCCCAGACAGCCCACGGAGAGGGACAGGGATGA
- a CDS encoding cupin domain-containing protein codes for MTQQPYRTWQLADAVDVPAPDGSTVTPLGALPGVASMARFELAAGAVARAVSHATVQEIWHVVAGSGRLWRRQGDREEVTALLVGITVSIPLGTAFQFRADEGADALVILAATVPSWPGTETEARPEAGPWQAEGHDEDHRRDAQGPGPARPVRP; via the coding sequence ATGACGCAACAGCCCTACCGGACCTGGCAGCTCGCCGACGCGGTGGACGTGCCGGCACCGGACGGCTCCACGGTCACGCCGCTCGGCGCGCTGCCCGGGGTGGCCAGCATGGCCCGCTTCGAGCTGGCCGCGGGCGCGGTGGCGCGGGCGGTGTCGCACGCGACGGTGCAGGAGATCTGGCACGTGGTGGCCGGCTCGGGCCGGCTGTGGCGGCGGCAGGGCGACCGGGAGGAGGTCACCGCGCTCCTGGTCGGCATCACGGTGAGCATTCCGCTCGGGACCGCCTTCCAGTTCCGCGCGGACGAGGGCGCCGACGCGCTGGTGATCCTCGCCGCCACCGTGCCGTCCTGGCCCGGCACCGAAACCGAGGCGCGCCCGGAGGCGGGACCGTGGCAGGCTGAGGGCCATGACGAAGATCATCGGCGTGACGCCCAAGGGCCTGGACCAGCACGGCCTGTTCGTCCGTGA
- a CDS encoding nucleotidyltransferase, which yields MTKIIGVTPKGLDQHGLFVREGALSKVPAAFAPVVAAAREGITAAFGPELLDSAYLYGSIPRGTAVPGQSDLDLLLALRRPPTAADRSAADALQAGLDARFEQINGAGILLFGAETLLSELERHDLGWFVACLCTPLLGPDLAERLPRYRADSLLARETNGDLGRLLPRWQARATAAGTEAERRTLSRGAARTIVRAGFTLVMPRWQGWTSDLAESAEVFARYYPEHGDRMRAAAAIARAGSTDPRALALLLTELGPWLAEEYAAVHGVKTPRP from the coding sequence ATGACGAAGATCATCGGCGTGACGCCCAAGGGCCTGGACCAGCACGGCCTGTTCGTCCGTGAGGGCGCGCTGAGCAAGGTGCCCGCGGCCTTCGCGCCGGTGGTCGCCGCGGCACGGGAGGGGATCACCGCGGCGTTCGGCCCCGAACTGCTGGACAGCGCCTACCTCTACGGCAGCATCCCGCGCGGCACGGCCGTCCCCGGGCAGTCCGACCTCGATCTGCTGCTGGCGCTGCGCCGGCCGCCCACGGCGGCCGACCGCTCGGCCGCCGACGCCCTGCAGGCCGGACTCGACGCGCGGTTCGAGCAGATCAACGGCGCTGGCATCCTGCTCTTCGGCGCCGAGACGCTGCTCAGCGAGCTGGAGCGGCACGACCTGGGGTGGTTCGTCGCCTGCCTGTGCACCCCGCTGCTCGGCCCCGACCTCGCCGAGCGGCTCCCCCGCTACCGCGCCGACAGCCTGCTCGCCCGGGAGACCAACGGCGATCTCGGGCGCCTCCTGCCCCGCTGGCAGGCCCGCGCGACGGCCGCCGGCACCGAGGCGGAGCGCCGCACGCTGAGCCGGGGCGCGGCCCGCACGATCGTGCGGGCCGGCTTCACCCTCGTGATGCCACGCTGGCAGGGCTGGACCAGCGATCTCGCCGAGTCCGCCGAGGTCTTCGCCCGCTACTACCCCGAGCACGGCGACCGGATGCGCGCCGCCGCCGCGATCGCCCGCGCCGGCAGCACGGATCCACGCGCGCTCGCCCTGCTGCTCACGGAGCTGGGCCCGTGGCTGGCCGAGGAGTACGCCGCCGTCCACGGGGTGAAGACGCCGCGGCCGTAG
- a CDS encoding chitinase gives MTTAWALAAAGAVGLTFGLAPSASAGEYLVNGGFESGALNPWSCDGSSGSVVSSPVHGGSHALAGAATAADDAQCTQTVTVTPNTTYTLSAYVDGAYVYLGVNGGTSTWTPSTGGGYQQLSVSFTTASNQTSATVYLHGWYGEGTYYADDVSLSGPGGPTSSPTSTVSPPSSPTGSPTGSPTGSPTGSPTGTPTGTPTSSPTGSPTPPPDNGLPTHALVGYLHASFANGAGYLKMSDVPSSWDVIDLAFGEPTSVTSGDIQFNRCSVTDCPTAESDADFKAAIAAKQAQGKKVLLSIGGANGEVQLTTTAARDEFVSSVSAIIDRWGLDGLDVDFENQSLSLNAGDTDFKNPTTPVIVNTIAALQQLRAKYGAKFVLTMAPETFFVQLGYQYYGSGPYGGQDPRAGAFLPVIYALRNDLTLLTVQDYNSGSIMGLDNQYHSMGGADFHIAMTDMLLAGFPVAGNTNNMFPPLAPSQVAIGMPANTYAGNGYVAPSAVDQALDCLTKGTNCGGYVPRSGPQPSLRGLMTWSINWDQYNGNEFSGNFHSYFG, from the coding sequence ATGACGACCGCCTGGGCGCTGGCCGCCGCCGGTGCCGTGGGCCTCACCTTCGGTCTGGCACCGAGCGCCTCGGCCGGCGAGTACCTGGTCAACGGCGGCTTCGAGAGCGGTGCGCTCAATCCGTGGAGCTGCGACGGCAGTTCCGGAAGCGTCGTCAGCAGCCCGGTGCACGGCGGCAGTCACGCGCTGGCGGGTGCGGCCACCGCGGCGGACGACGCCCAGTGCACGCAGACCGTCACCGTCACGCCGAACACCACGTACACGCTCAGCGCCTACGTGGACGGCGCCTACGTCTACCTCGGCGTCAACGGCGGTACCAGCACCTGGACTCCGAGCACCGGCGGCGGCTACCAGCAGCTCTCGGTCAGCTTCACCACGGCGTCGAACCAGACCAGCGCGACGGTCTACCTGCACGGCTGGTACGGCGAGGGCACCTACTACGCCGACGACGTCTCGCTCAGTGGACCCGGCGGCCCGACCTCCTCGCCGACCTCCACCGTCTCGCCGCCGTCCTCGCCCACCGGAAGTCCCACCGGCAGCCCCACCGGCAGCCCCACCGGAAGTCCCACGGGGACGCCGACGGGGACGCCCACCTCCTCGCCCACCGGCAGCCCCACGCCGCCGCCCGACAACGGCCTGCCCACCCATGCCCTGGTCGGCTACCTGCACGCCAGCTTCGCCAACGGCGCCGGCTACCTGAAGATGTCCGACGTCCCCAGCTCCTGGGACGTCATCGACCTCGCCTTCGGCGAGCCCACCTCGGTGACCTCCGGCGACATCCAGTTCAACCGCTGCTCGGTCACCGACTGCCCGACCGCCGAGTCCGACGCCGACTTCAAGGCGGCCATCGCGGCCAAGCAGGCCCAGGGCAAGAAGGTGCTGCTCTCCATCGGCGGCGCCAACGGCGAGGTCCAACTCACCACCACCGCGGCCCGCGACGAGTTCGTCAGCTCGGTCTCGGCGATCATCGACAGGTGGGGATTGGACGGCCTGGACGTCGACTTCGAGAACCAGTCCCTGTCGCTCAACGCCGGTGACACCGACTTCAAGAATCCGACCACGCCGGTCATCGTCAACACCATCGCGGCGCTGCAGCAGCTCAGGGCCAAGTACGGCGCCAAGTTCGTGCTGACCATGGCCCCGGAGACCTTCTTCGTCCAACTCGGCTACCAGTACTACGGATCCGGCCCCTACGGCGGCCAGGACCCGCGAGCCGGCGCCTTCCTGCCGGTGATCTACGCGCTGCGCAACGACCTGACCCTGCTGACCGTCCAGGACTACAACTCCGGCTCCATCATGGGCCTGGACAACCAGTACCACTCGATGGGCGGCGCGGACTTCCACATCGCGATGACGGACATGCTGCTGGCCGGCTTCCCGGTGGCGGGCAACACCAACAACATGTTCCCGCCGCTCGCACCCTCCCAGGTGGCGATCGGCATGCCGGCCAACACCTATGCGGGCAACGGCTATGTGGCGCCCAGCGCGGTGGACCAGGCACTGGACTGCCTGACCAAGGGCACCAACTGCGGTGGCTACGTGCCGCGCAGCGGACCGCAGCCCAGTCTGCGCGGCCTGATGACCTGGTCGATCAACTGGGACCAGTACAACGGCAACGAGTTCTCCGGCAACTTCCACAGCTACTTCGGCTGA
- a CDS encoding MFS transporter, translating into MTAAATDTTTTPAGPAGYREVLARPLFRLLFVTRTLAVVADSLRITTLSVLIYATTGSPLLGALAFGVGFAPQLLGTLLLGALADRGRPRPLIVAGHLLPALAAAAPALVWLPTAATLALVGAVSCLTPVFGAASSRLIAIELTGDAYVLGRSLSNVASSGGQLLGLAGAGAAVTVLGARGALLVSAAGYLAAALLVRLRLPALPSSSGDGRGAAVLRHSWTGNRALLADRAVRRLLLVQWLPPAFAAGAEGLIVAYTGERGLPPGYAALLLGALPVGMLAGDLVVGRLLRPALRERLVAPLVGLLGMPLLGFALHPGVLVAVLLLAASGGGFSYGLGVQRRFLAVLPAQRQGQAFGLLSAGAMTAQGLGPALFGGLAQLGSAAGAMAGAGVALLLTAGWIRWRAGH; encoded by the coding sequence ATGACCGCTGCCGCCACCGACACCACCACGACCCCCGCGGGCCCGGCCGGCTACCGGGAGGTCCTGGCCCGCCCGCTGTTCCGCCTGCTCTTCGTCACCCGGACGCTCGCCGTGGTGGCGGACAGCCTGCGGATCACCACCCTCTCGGTGCTGATCTACGCCACCACCGGGTCACCGCTGCTCGGCGCCCTGGCCTTCGGCGTCGGCTTCGCGCCGCAGCTGCTCGGCACCCTGCTGCTCGGCGCGCTCGCCGACCGGGGCCGCCCACGCCCGCTGATCGTCGCGGGCCACCTGCTGCCGGCGCTCGCCGCGGCAGCCCCGGCGCTGGTGTGGCTGCCGACGGCGGCCACCCTCGCACTGGTCGGCGCCGTCTCCTGCCTGACCCCGGTCTTCGGCGCGGCGAGCAGTCGACTGATCGCGATTGAACTGACGGGCGACGCCTATGTGTTGGGCCGCTCGTTGAGCAATGTCGCCAGCTCGGGCGGGCAGTTGCTCGGGCTGGCGGGCGCGGGGGCCGCGGTGACCGTGCTCGGGGCACGCGGTGCGCTGCTGGTCAGTGCGGCGGGGTATCTGGCGGCGGCGCTGCTGGTCCGGCTGCGGCTGCCGGCGCTGCCCTCGTCGTCGGGCGACGGCAGGGGAGCGGCGGTGCTGCGGCACAGCTGGACGGGCAACCGCGCGCTGCTCGCCGACCGTGCGGTGCGCCGGCTGCTGCTGGTCCAGTGGCTGCCGCCCGCCTTCGCGGCGGGCGCCGAGGGGCTGATCGTGGCGTACACCGGCGAGCGCGGACTGCCGCCCGGCTACGCGGCGTTGCTCCTCGGGGCGCTCCCGGTGGGGATGCTGGCCGGCGATCTCGTGGTGGGCCGCCTGCTGCGCCCGGCGCTGCGCGAGCGGCTGGTCGCGCCGCTGGTCGGCCTGCTCGGGATGCCGCTGCTCGGCTTCGCGCTGCATCCGGGCGTGCTGGTGGCTGTCCTGCTGCTGGCGGCGTCCGGCGGCGGGTTCTCGTACGGGCTCGGGGTGCAGCGCCGCTTCCTGGCCGTGCTGCCGGCGCAGCGACAGGGGCAGGCGTTCGGGCTGCTCTCGGCCGGGGCGATGACCGCGCAGGGGCTCGGTCCTGCCCTCTTCGGCGGCCTCGCGCAACTCGGTTCCGCCGCTGGGGCGATGGCCGGTGCCGGCGTCGCGCTGCTGCTGACGGCCGGCTGGATCCGGTGGCGCGCCGGTCATTGA
- a CDS encoding ArsR/SmtB family transcription factor, which translates to MPRFEVGTEDLLHSRFALSPSFELCALLRLLEGVPGRRLPAGWAARLRPVFEELRVRTELDAVLSLQNPSFGANFIAPPPTGLAQSWADDLAAIRRTAPATARADIARCLTARPTVRPARPAVRAVLAAPDAVDRIATALDQAWHALLAPDWPQLRAICERDVVHRAGLLGRHGWAAALEGLHPRLSWRDGGIEVAGRTTEPAVPLAGEGLLLVPSVFVHPEIAAYVDDPWPKAIVYPARGIAALWEERPQAAPEALAALLGSSRARLLAALDQPAGTTQLARSLAMTTGAVGDHLAVLRRAGLLHRARSGRTVLYCRTPLAEALLGGAAAAD; encoded by the coding sequence ATGCCGCGTTTCGAGGTGGGCACCGAGGACCTGCTGCACAGCCGCTTCGCGCTCTCCCCCTCCTTCGAACTCTGCGCCCTGCTGCGCCTGTTGGAGGGAGTACCGGGCCGCCGGCTGCCCGCCGGCTGGGCGGCCCGGCTGCGCCCGGTCTTCGAAGAGCTGCGAGTCCGCACCGAGTTGGACGCGGTGCTCAGCCTGCAGAACCCGTCCTTCGGCGCGAACTTCATCGCGCCGCCGCCCACCGGCCTCGCCCAGAGCTGGGCCGACGACCTGGCCGCGATCCGGCGCACCGCGCCCGCCACGGCCCGCGCGGACATCGCGCGCTGCCTCACCGCCCGGCCGACCGTGCGCCCCGCCCGCCCCGCCGTGCGGGCGGTGCTGGCCGCGCCGGACGCGGTCGACCGGATCGCCACCGCGCTCGACCAGGCCTGGCACGCGCTGCTCGCCCCGGACTGGCCGCAACTGCGGGCCATCTGCGAGCGCGACGTGGTGCACCGGGCGGGACTGCTGGGGCGGCACGGCTGGGCGGCGGCGCTGGAGGGGCTGCACCCGCGGCTGAGCTGGCGCGACGGCGGGATCGAAGTGGCCGGCCGCACCACCGAGCCGGCCGTCCCGCTGGCGGGTGAGGGGCTGCTGCTGGTCCCCTCCGTCTTCGTCCACCCGGAGATCGCGGCGTACGTGGACGACCCGTGGCCCAAGGCGATCGTCTACCCGGCCCGGGGGATCGCGGCGCTGTGGGAGGAGCGGCCACAGGCGGCGCCCGAGGCGCTGGCCGCCCTGCTCGGGAGCTCCCGGGCCCGTCTGCTCGCCGCGCTCGACCAGCCGGCCGGGACCACCCAGCTCGCCCGCAGCCTGGCCATGACCACCGGCGCGGTCGGCGACCACCTCGCCGTGCTGCGCCGCGCCGGCCTGCTCCACCGGGCCCGGTCCGGCCGCACGGTGCTCTACTGCCGCACGCCGCTGGCCGAGGCCCTGCTCGGTGGCGCGGCGGCGGCCGACTGA
- a CDS encoding carboxyl transferase domain-containing protein: MDEPTSTPAVPAALVFAGQVLDPGSFRSWDEPPSHAEEGVRNAGYAADLARARARSGADEAALTGEGRIGGRRVAVLLSEFTFLAGSIGAATAARLLHAVERATAERLPLLAFPASGGTRMQEGTPAFVRMIAIANAVTAHKAAGLPYLVHLRHPTTGGVLASWGSLGQVTTAEPQALVGFLGPRVYQALYGAPFPEGVQRAEHLARFGTVDAVLTAGGLREWLTTAVGLLTGPQDSVTEPVVARHPDEPAAAAAGSVWDSVQQTRRAGRPGLAELLAEADTVLPLSGTGAGERDDALRLALARFGDRSCVVVGHDRAAAAVHGPVGPGALRTARRGMRLAAELRLPLLTVIDTHGALLSQEAEEGALAGEIARCVAELSTLPTPVVSLLLGEGAGGAALALLPADRALATEHAWLSPLPPEGASVILYRTPEHAPRLAEQQRIGAAELLREGVIDRILPEPATPELFVRHTVEAIREELAAAAALTPPGPRLVRFNGLAQ; encoded by the coding sequence GTGGACGAACCGACTTCGACGCCCGCTGTGCCCGCCGCCCTGGTCTTCGCCGGCCAGGTGCTCGACCCGGGCTCGTTCCGTAGCTGGGACGAGCCGCCGAGCCATGCCGAGGAGGGCGTCCGGAACGCCGGCTACGCCGCCGATCTGGCCCGGGCCCGGGCGCGCAGCGGAGCCGACGAGGCCGCGCTCACCGGGGAGGGGCGGATCGGCGGGCGGCGGGTCGCGGTGCTGCTGAGCGAGTTCACCTTCCTCGCCGGCTCGATCGGGGCGGCCACCGCCGCGCGGCTGCTGCACGCGGTGGAGCGGGCGACGGCCGAGCGGCTGCCGCTGCTCGCGTTCCCGGCCTCGGGCGGCACCCGGATGCAGGAGGGCACCCCAGCGTTCGTCCGGATGATCGCCATCGCCAACGCGGTGACCGCGCACAAGGCGGCCGGGCTGCCGTACCTGGTGCACCTGCGCCACCCCACCACCGGCGGGGTGCTCGCCTCCTGGGGTTCGCTCGGCCAGGTGACCACCGCCGAGCCGCAGGCGCTGGTCGGATTCCTGGGCCCGCGGGTGTACCAGGCGCTCTACGGTGCGCCGTTCCCCGAGGGCGTGCAGCGGGCCGAGCACCTGGCGCGGTTCGGGACGGTGGACGCGGTGCTGACGGCCGGCGGGCTGCGGGAGTGGCTGACGACGGCGGTGGGTCTGCTGACCGGCCCTCAGGATTCGGTCACCGAACCAGTGGTGGCCCGGCACCCGGACGAGCCCGCAGCGGCTGCCGCGGGCTCCGTCTGGGACTCCGTGCAGCAGACCCGGCGGGCCGGCCGGCCCGGTCTGGCCGAGCTGCTGGCCGAGGCCGACACCGTGCTGCCGCTGTCCGGCACCGGCGCCGGGGAGCGGGACGACGCGCTGCGGCTGGCGCTCGCCCGGTTCGGCGACCGCAGCTGCGTGGTGGTCGGCCACGACCGGGCCGCCGCGGCCGTGCACGGCCCGGTGGGCCCGGGCGCGCTGCGCACCGCCCGCCGCGGCATGCGGCTGGCGGCGGAGCTGCGGCTGCCGCTGCTCACCGTGATCGACACCCACGGGGCGCTGCTCAGCCAGGAGGCCGAGGAGGGCGCGCTGGCCGGCGAGATCGCCCGCTGCGTGGCCGAGTTGAGCACCCTGCCCACCCCCGTGGTCAGCCTGCTGCTCGGCGAGGGCGCGGGCGGTGCGGCCCTCGCGCTGCTGCCCGCCGACCGGGCGCTCGCCACCGAGCACGCCTGGCTCTCCCCGCTGCCGCCCGAGGGCGCCTCGGTGATCCTCTACCGCACCCCGGAGCACGCGCCGCGCCTCGCCGAGCAGCAGCGGATCGGCGCCGCGGAGCTGCTGCGGGAGGGCGTCATCGACCGCATCCTGCCGGAGCCGGCGACGCCGGAGCTGTTCGTCCGGCACACCGTCGAGGCGATCCGCGAGGAACTGGCCGCCGCCGCGGCCCTCACCCCGCCGGGCCCGCGCCTGGTCCGCTTCAACGGCCTGGCGCAGTAG